The Zeugodacus cucurbitae isolate PBARC_wt_2022May chromosome 4, idZeuCucr1.2, whole genome shotgun sequence genome includes the window TGTTAtctttattgaattaaagcacGTATGGTAGTTGTCAATGGTAAATAGgtttggttattatccgatttcgtcAATATTCATGCTGCATATTGAATAGCCTAAAGTAATTGCATCCAGAATGTTTGGTTGATTTAACTTTTGCAGTCTATGAGATATATAAAAGGAACTAAATAGGGGGCCCCGCTTACtttctcaaaataatttcatcTAAATTTACCTTTCTCTAGTGTTATCATTTGCACCAAATTTCGcttcataaatttctttatggctttgtatcgccattttgtggacccGACAATAGGCCGATTTCTCcttatgatgccaagaaatatgtgtcTCAATTTGATTAAGATACATACATCAATTTTTggcggacggatggacagacagttatccggatttcaactctattgTTACCATGATCACATTAGAGTatgtatataactcgtttagttttaggacttataaacaactgttaggtgaacaaaaatattagactatctttgcaacattttgcatgtttatattaatattttaatattccttCAGTACAATTTTTTAAGATGTAGTCTTGAACATGATAGATTTTCATCGATAATAATCTGGACTGACCGATTGACAACAGATGGATGAATCAACAACATTACTTATTACTTagttacttatttttaatatttacccaTTCATATTCGTTTTTGTTAATATTCTTCTATTTCCTCTCTGATGCATATTTGCTTTCAAGGCATCTATTTCAATCAAGGCTTCCCTATTTCCGTTTCAAGAACATAAGGTTATTAAtgaacaatttcttttttatttttcatctatttttatttaattttttttttttaaccgagAATATTTTCGATATCACAATACTGGCTTTCATAAGTCACTCTATCTTACCAACTAACGAATGTCTATATAAGATAATGTCATATATAAGATAATGTCATATAAGGTTATTAATGAAcaatttcctttttatttttcattaatttttatttttttttttttttttaaccgaaATTATTTTCGATATCACAATACTGGCTTTCATAAGTCACTCTATCTTACCAACTAACGAATGTCTATATAAGATAATGTCATATATAGCGTGAactactaaatataaatataatatcttaTGTGGATATTTGCTGTGAAGTCAGAAACTCGACTTGTTGTTGATGGAACATTAGTTTCTGGTATACGTCCTGATAGTGCTGCtgagcctgttgttgttgcagtataaacaattgttgctgcaattgttgtgtttgttggagCGCCTGCACTAATTGAGTCTGATGGGCTCTATGTACCTAGTGGAGCGTGGGGAAGTAAACCGCATTTGGAGCCTGAGGATGTGGTACACCATTTATCAATGCTCCGATCGCACTACCATTTCCCACACTGGCAGTACGAACTGCTGGTAATTCAGAACTCAACGCCCAATAGTTTCCACGTCCTGAGTCGTCCAACGCTCTTGGCACCTTAAGGAAGCATGAATTCGTGCTTAGCGTCTGCCGTATTTGGCTCTGCCAGCCTTGCTCCTCCTTCCTGTAATAAGGGAAAGTTATCACTGATCCAATTTTCTATTGTATTCAACGTCAGTTTGCCTTCAGGACTGCTTCGTATCGCCATTGTCACCAAAGCACTGTACGTCAAGTTCGGGCGACTTCCATTATTATCTCCGTTCGACAACATGGAGGTATTGGGCGATAAAGACCcatcggatggtggtggtgtcagCGCTGGATTTGTACCATCAGGACCTGCCAACAAATTTCGGATGGAGAAGCTTGAATCCAGATGTTGGGCCATTGTGGATTATTATTTGGAATGTGATGAATATACGAAGTAAAGAAGAGTTTCTAGTGATATTCTGTGCGGATGTAtaaaaatgactgatgactttCGCTGTGAAcgttttcgtatttatatgctaaACGTCACGTCTCTTCTCCAAAGAGTTTGATGATGTCAAACTAACGTCGAATCcgttgtaaaaaaatcaatcaggAAAAGGGATTATAGCATTCGAAAGTGATATAGAAGTTAGAAAGTCTATTGTTATTAAGTCAATTATGGCGAGAACAATAgagttttaaacaataaaacataGAAGCTCTGAGATAAGCCACACATCATTCCGGAAAAAGGTCATCTCAGGTAGAAAAATGACGCGTAGCAATATCAGCTGTTCTGCTGATGTGGCAGGTAAGAGAGTGACACTGACTTGAACATAGGGGAAATTCGCGTTAAGCTGAGAGTGTAATAGAGGATCAAACTATAATAGCTTTAAAgacttaatttttcacaaaaaatgccaaagacataaaacgaaatataggttaaaattcatatttcaatgaCTTTATATTTTGAGATGATATAAGATTATTTTCCAAGAGAATTATTGATGCATATTTTCCCTTTCTTACCttgaagaacattttatacagcCTCAAACTAATTTCTTGGAACACTTCTGTAGCTTGCTCTCTTTAGATGCATCGAACATAATTATCTCCAAGCGACTGGAAGTCATGACATGGCTTCACAATCTCCATAAGATGTTTTGAAACAAAGAAAAGCTGTACTTGCCACAAAGGTCGGTTTTAAAGTCCATTATCCTGCTTGAGAGCCGATATGCATCGCTGTAACTTCGATTTATTTAACCAACGATGCTAAGTCACGAAATAAAGATCATGAAAGAGAACAACTGTTCTCAAAGCTATCAATTACAGCGGAAAGAAGTCAACACAGCAAAATAATGTGATCAAGGTCAGCGGAGAATCTATTGTTCTTTAagcctctaacttttttaatggtcAAGCGATGTTAGCAGGTATGAAACTGACACAACTGTTACATAATGAAAGTTAAGCCTACCGAAGCAGATCAAGAGCTCAGGTAGTCGATAGATGCTTACCACATGTGCATGTTCCATATAATCCCTTTCGTGGAaagcattttacttttcaaagcgTTGCTTTcattacttattgttgttgtattgtttaattgtattgtttaaaaactgatctcattttttcgttaattttttctttggttattttaacaaaagaacCTAAGGGACAGTAGACATTTCTTAGGAATTTCAGTTCCATCTCCTGTCCTTGGTTGGTTTAAATTCTACATCGCTGTATTGCTGATATAATTACTGGTGTACCAGATTATAACCCTTGGTTTAAccttgattttataatttggtTTTGATATTAACTTGACTTTAAATCAAAAAACTCAATAACTCTCAGCCAAAATAAGACGAATATTGAGTCACAGTGACTCCCTGACTTTGATGATATAAATACCAAGGAGTCGAAAGGATTCGTCAGCAGACAGCATTTGCATCTCATACAACACACTGAGAAACAAGCTCACTTCTTCAGCACAAACATCTTCAACATCTATCTCTCGAAACAAGTCCATAGTTCATCTTCTTCAGAAAAATGTCACCAATATTCGAGTCGAACTTTTCCATAAGCAGCATACTCTCGAACGATGAAGACAACAAGCCAATCGACATAAGACCGAATTACACctactccgcgttggtgacgatGGCCATACGAAGCAGAAACTAACATTGAGTAGCATCCAACAGTGGATCATGGACAATTTTCCGTACTATCGAAAAGATCAACGCGGCTGGCAGTGCCAGATTCGTCATACGCTCACTACAAATTCCTGTttcatgaagataccacgtccacCAAGCGATCCGGGACGCGGAAATTACTGGACCGTGAACCCAGAAGTTGAGTCTATCAAGAAGAGTGCGTCACCTGGACAAGCGCAAGTCGTCACAAACGCATTTGAATCGAAATATAACGTTAATCAAGCAATGGCACAGGGAGTACCACATCCACAAATGTCAACGGCTAGGTATTTTCCAACTCCACAAGAAATTGAGCGGACGCAACAAATGATGATGGAACATGCGCTGCTAGAACAGCACGCATGGTTCTTGCATCACCAGCAACAAACGaaactgttgcaacaacaattggtcactctacaacaacagcaatatcagcAACAGTGTGAAGAGATCTTTAGGAAGATAACTTTCCATCAACAACAGTGCGCTTTTTTGTCTGCCACACATTACCCCATGTCTGAACCGAATTCGTTTCAATGAAGATGAGTAGTTAAGCAAAATATTGTAGATCAATTCAATCTGTAAGTGATTCATACgtcactatttatattataaaattttgcattaataaataaattattatttgatgaaATGGAAATGGTGCTCGTTTAAATGAAGATGATCGTGCCTAAAAGGggttcctaattttttttttgattggaCCTGATAATTAAGATCAATACATTTTATTCCGTGAGAGTTATTCATGAGCTTTCGttgagaattaattaattttaatgccgGCAAGTAGACCTCGAGATATCATTTCTCCAAAATTCTCACAAGTATCGTTTAAGAattcaatcaatttaaaaatcgaaatattcctcTTAAGTAACCCTTCATGGTTAAGGGTTACTGAATTTAGGTAGGTTaaccaaatgtttatttaaagtatACGAGGTGTATGGGgccagaggaagtattgacctgattttgcaaaattttctgcACGGAGGCGATCCGTTAAAAGACATATCTCCCTTGAAGTTCTTCAGGATATCTCAGAGAGTTACCGATATTTGCGGTAAAAAATTGGTCactagcactgaggtcctcatgttcgatatgagtggtcttgaaaagtttgcaagttttgttccgatttcttcactggtgcttaatttataaatttactagCTGGTCCAGCGGAGAACTTTCTTCCGCCTTTGAGGCAATAAATGTGgagatttttggttttattgagttaatttttttattaaaataatatacaaatacagtttttatttattctccattcgttatttatttttgagcatAGGTTGCACTTTCCAGtcaatcacgttgtgatagacgacatttttcgttttattatcaACTTTCAAGGTTTGGCGTTTTCATTTGTTAAGGGGTTATttaaggttaggattttcaatatatatatatatatatatatctgagtacacgcacacaaaatttcatccgttgaatattttcgaagacacattagtgaaggcgcgccgaCGACATGTAAAGTgctctcaaaactttaaactcgtttttctcgaaacggtgtttccaaagtcggtgagcaaaatttctcagaaacggctgaaacgatcggtctgaaatttttacacaagcttcttaactatatttcttttagtaattaatcgaaggatttccccatccgatgaaaatttcttatttttataaacaattaaagacccgaattttggtcgaaaatcgaaactattgctttgagtagccgccattttgtcaaacatttttttggctAATTTCTTCaatcaatcactagattatttattatattaatgaaatttatttggtttttgcattttagatgatccagtccagagatatcgtgctcaccgcaagaggcctctttttgcggacctctgcaaaattgtgaatataatatgtgaatatagattAAGGTagtcataatatacctgccaagtttcaaatcaataaaccaaatagtttgctgagaaaaaattcttgaacaatgcctttttttcgacctcctaactgtatataatccgttaatatttatagcgaatGCAAGACGACTCTGAAATTTAAGTCGTTTAAACTCAAACGTCAGATTGGTAAGTCCAATGCAAGTCTATGCGCCATTGTCCATTCGTTCCATatgattttcgacattttgaagATGTTAACTGTTTTAGTCTTGAATGAGCCGTACGCAATCCTTTGCCCAATGTGCCCTCTATTCTAGAAGAAGCAACTGCAACCACAATGTTGGATCTTTCACGAATAGTGGCTAAAACTAATGGCATTAGGAATGTGTTTTCAGTTCTACCAAGGACATCCAGAAAATATAAACCATCATCGAAGATGACATGCTACGAAACTTTTTGTTCTGAGAGAGCTCTGTcaaaatccacatttttataacattggACAATGATGCCACTACCGAAAAAATTAGATTAGCCATTTTAGAAATCACTT containing:
- the LOC128921748 gene encoding forkhead box protein fkh-2-like, translated to MAQHLDSSFSIRNLLAGPDGTNPALTPPPSDGSLSPNTSMLSNGDNNGSRPNLTYSALVTMAIRSSPEGKLTKEEQGWQSQIRQTLSTNSCFLKVPRALDDSGRGNYWALSSELPAVRTASVGNGSAIGALINGVPHPQAPNAVYFPTLH
- the LOC128921749 gene encoding forkhead box protein D1-like; protein product: MDNFPYYRKDQRGWQCQIRHTLTTNSCFMKIPRPPSDPGRGNYWTVNPEVESIKKSASPGQAQVVTNAFESKYNVNQAMAQGVPHPQMSTARYFPTPQEIERTQQMMMEHALLEQHAWFLHHQQQTKLLQQQLVTLQQQQYQQQCEEIFRKITFHQQQCAFLSATHYPMSEPNSFQ